The proteins below come from a single Chrysoperla carnea chromosome 1, inChrCarn1.1, whole genome shotgun sequence genomic window:
- the LOC123294524 gene encoding zinc finger E-box-binding homeobox 1-like, which yields MVARSETLHQFSCYDSYSYKLWKLANTWNNSASTQQFALQNFNLQNLDNITNNSDTEVILKCPHCQKEYTNINNWKEHIEIEHLPGPSSGDDELIDESPSTGIDLTPNLINDNASINTQNVACKICQKSFANIYRLQRHMISHEENLSLRKFKCNQCEKAFKFKHHLKEHLRIHSGEKPFECDCCGKRFSHSGSFSSHMSSKKCMSLKLDRTRAPSASFILDKQTPSVATSPKRPHTASPSLALMNNFPIQPATHQTPEPSPGALYRENYLPTTIPTAPLFPTMNAFYGIKDPTTMDLNNFASTSLKYFLEQLRYKTLDSLYALKKDEIASNEQQSYLNIKSEENNGDATVPVGGNGELDLTKTEIKSETNSRPNSPNQSSSTASDVKSEGLAAKLEETINEENYFSSHTGDDKSNDSFAKKARQKCPRIRSLISEEKLAILNEYYMINPRPRREELNTIAQNLGFPTRVVQVWFQNARARDRREGRQIHLNTDQTATTASYSNTVSQILPQNEEPLDLSMKKIKLPQITASQNNNNLITTKTTNLNPLNFSFMPNLTKAFPLFPMLPLNIPQPSPVLTDDTSSSTATTILPPTVMASLTAVGKHFGDHHNSAVIAPKSGTDGAGDLEGQFICDQCDKTFLKQSSLARHKYEHSGQRPYKCDECPKAFKHKHHLTEHKRLHSGEKPFQCGKCLKRFSHSGSYSQHMNHRYSYCKPYRE from the exons ATGGTCGCACGTAGTGAAACATTACATCAGTTCAGTTGTTATGACAGTTATTCGTATAAATTGTGGAAATTGGCAAATACATGGAATAATTCAGCTTCAACACAacaat TTGcactacaaaattttaatttacaaaatcttgACAATATTACGAATAATTCGGATACAGAAGTTATCTTAAAATGTCCACACTGTCAGAaagaatatacaaatataaataattggaaaGAACATATAGAAATTGAACATCTTCCAGGACCCTCGTCGGGGGATGATGAATTAATTGATGAGTCACCATCAACTGGGATAGACTTAACACCAAACTTAATTAATGATAATGCTTCTATAAATACTCAGAATGTG gcTTGTAAAATCTGTCAAAAATCATTCGCAAATATTTATCGTTTACAACGTCATATGATCagtcatgaagaaaatttatcattgaGAAAATTTAAATGCAATCAATGTGAAAAAGCATTCAAATTTAAGCaccatttaaaa GAACATCTACGCATCCATAGCGGGGAAAAACCATTTGAATGTGATTGTTGTGGAAAACGTTTTTCACATTCTGGATCATTTTCTAGTCATATGTCATCCAAAAAATGTATGAGCTTAAAATTAGATCGTACACGCGCACCAAGTGCTAGTTTTATATTAGATAAACAAACACCAAGTGTGGCCACATCACCGAAGCGACCACATACAGCCAGTCCATCGTTGGCATTAATGAATAACTTTCCAATACAACCAGCAACGCATCAAACACCTGAACCATCACCTGGAGCATTATATCGAGAAAATTATTTACCGACAACAATTCCCACAGCTCCATTATTTCCAACAATGAATGCTTTTTATGGAATTAAAGATCCTACAACAatggatttaaataattttgcatcgacatcattgaaatattttttggagcAATTACGTTATAAAACGTTAGATTCGTTATATGCCcttaaaaaagatgaaattgcTTCAAATGAGCAACAAtcgtatttaaatattaaatcagaGGAAAATAATGGAGACGCAACAGTTCCAGTTGGTGGAAATGGTGAATTAGATTTAACgaaaactgaaattaaatcaGAAACAAATTCTCGACCAAATTCCCCAAATCAATCCTCTTCTACAGCAAGTGATGTGAAAAGTGAAGGTTTAGCTGCAAAACTAGAGGAAAcaataaatgaagaaaattatttttcatctcaTACTGGGGATGATAAAAGTAATGATTCATTTGCGAAAAAAGCTCGACAAAAATGTCCACGTATACGATCTTTGATCTCCGAAGAAAAATTAGCAATTTTAAATGAGTATTATATGATTAATCCACGTCCTCGACGAGAAGAGCTCAATACAATTGCACAAAATTTAGGATTTCCCACACGTGTTGTACAGGTATGGTTTCAAAATGCACGTGCAAGAGATCGACGTGAAGGCAGACAAATACACTTGAATACCGATCAAACGGCAACAACGGCTTCGTATTCAAATACCGTATCTCAAATACTACCTCAAAATGAAGAACCATTAGATTTAtcgatgaaaaaaattaaattaccacAAATTACTGCtagtcaaaataataataatttaattacaacgAAAACAACGAATTTAAatccattaaatttttcatttatgccAAATTTAACAAAAGCATTTCCATTATTTCCAATGCTTCCATTGAATATACCTCAACCGTCACCGGTGCTTACAGACGATACATCCTCATCGACAGCAACAACAATATTACCACCAACGGTTATGGCTTCCCTAACGGCAGTTGGTAAACATTTTGGAGATCATCATAATAGTGCAGTGATTGCGCCAAAAAGTGGGACAGATGGTGCAGGCGATCTTGAAGGACAATTCATTTGTGATCAGtgtgacaaaacatttttaaaacagagTTCACTGGCGCGGCACAAGTATGAGCATTCTg gGCAACGTCCATACAAATGCGATGAATGTCCGAAAGCCTTTAAACATAAACATCATTTAACAGAACATAAAAGGCTTCACAGTGGTGAGAAACCATTTCAATGTGGTAAATGTTTAAAACGTTTTTCACATTCAGGATCATACAGTCAACATATGAATCACAGATACTCGTATTGTAAACCGTAtcgagaataa